The genomic stretch ATGCATCTAACGTTCATCACCATATATCCGGAACATCGTGTTCCTTTTCCGTGAAAAATGGGTAACGCACTCAACCACCTCTTGATAACATCCACAGCGTTCATCAACATATCCAATAAAGAATGGTGATTTACGCTTCAATATCGGCTAATATTTCCGTTTCCGTTTTACAGAATGTAATTTCCAGTCCGATATCAttcagagggattcttttgaaaaacagcctaccgaaatcggacgcattttccagaggacttttttatgtgtgcctagaaaggtattcgaccctagaagtcaaaaccactttcaaaaaaattcttcgaagtttgtgtggctggtgatcaaaaaccgaaattttgcacttttcttacaaaaatttctccagttacacgagccgtacagggtcgtgtggggtgtcattagaaaggtaatcacatgtacatgagccgaatagggacttattgggttcAAAATTCATCCGACTCCGACTCCGATTTCACTATACCCAGCAAGCGATGTATTTCAATCGCTATGCATCCTAGATTACGCTAGGCCAACCAGGTAAGTGGTTAAGGACAATCACACAAGGAGCTGCCCCTCAATTGACGTACAGGCCGACTAACTACAACATTTATGTTCAGAGTACATATTCAAAAGATCCCCTGAGAGATTTACCCATATCTCAGTGTTTTCGATGATGAGTGCTGAATTGTAAATGTATAATTAACAATGCGATGTACATATACAAACTGATTCCGAGATTATTCCATCATTAATGGCCTGTTCTACTTCATTCATGTTAAATTCTTCAGAGTCCGTAATCCGGCTCGATTCCGATATTCAATCGATGGGATTGTCGTTCAGCGTGTGACTGAGATTCGTGATCTAGGTGTTACGTTCACTGAGAATTTGTCGTTCTGTCGGCATATTGAAGTTGCTGTAGCGAAGGCGTACTCCATGCTCGGTTTCGTTAAGAGGATATGTCGCGACTTCCGTAATGTCGAAGCTCTCAAGAGCGTTTACTTTGCACACGTCAGGTCACACTTGGAGTATGCGTCGGTCGTTTGGTCGCCGTTCTATCAGAGTCATTCCGACAAGGTTGAATCGGTACAAAAGAAGTTCTTGATCTATGCTCTGAGGAGAACTGTCAGAAGAGATCCACAATATCGCCTTTCGCCGTATGTCACCAGGTGCCAGTCTGTCGGTATTGAGAGTTTGTCGCGGAGACGTATCAACTTGTCAGCTATGTTCGTCTTTGATCTTCTGAGTGGCCGTGTTGATGCTCCTAACTTGCTCGCGAATGTGTCAAGGAGTTCGTCGGGTAGATCTCTGAGGAATGTCCGTTATCTGGTGCTCGAGCATCATCGGTCAAATTATGGTTTGTTCGAACCCATGAATTATGCCTCGAGGAGTTTTAACGTGTTCGCGCATCTGTACTCACCGTTGTTGAGTCGTTTGTCCTTCAAGACATTAGTGAGAGCTTTTGGTTTGACTGACGAGGTTTTGAAGAGAAACGGGTTCTTGTTGCGTGTGACTTGACTGTCTAAATCTTGTCTATTTAATCAACCCAACAACGTACATTattacaatttgattttgCGTCACTGATAtgtgaattctttttttttcattcacatGTTTCGCCATCTGCGCTGTGGACTCCACGTGTTTCACCGTTCCATCCATATGTACGACATCGTAACATAGCAGAAGGTGTATGGAAGCTCCGACGGGTCGACTGGGCCAACATACTGCCTCCGGTTTCTGCTTCAGCGGCAACATTGAGTTTAGTTTAACATTTTGCCGCCTTATGTATTTTGAGTTGATATGACGCGACGTTTTTGTATGTATTCATTGTCGCCAGCCAGTTAGCATATATTGCCGTTGGTTtagaatataaaataaaataaaataaaaattcatcggCATTTGGAATActgtttccaaaaaattcctcgcaaaattcattaattcgtgGCGGAGTTCAAACTTGATGATTCGAGCAAAAGACCGTTGAACCAAATTTGGCGTCTTTTATTAATCGTCGGAAAAACATCAgatgcatctatgatgaaatatgtacacctatacatttcaacttctatttcaacGTAGATGCAACtaaaccacataagaccctatttggcccaaaaacacattaaattacctgtcaaatgacaccctacacgaccatgtacgttttgtgtacctcgagaaatttcagtaagaacagtgcaagtcttcggttgaaaacttcagctgcacatatttcagtgtcaatgaattttaaactcgataagtccctattcggctcaacagtacgtgtgattacctttctcatgacaccccacaagaccctgtacggctcgtgtaactggagaaatttttgtaagaaaactgcaagttttcggtttttgatcacctttcaaaagaatctctcTCACGATTTTCTAGCAACATTTTTAGAAAAGCCAAAATTTTAGGGAAattgggaaatatttttttttcttctatattTTAGCTTCGCAGAAACAAGAACGACAGCGTCAAATTGAAACAGtttcagtttttgttttaactttttaaatatattttgcatAGTAATAATAATTGTGTGTCCTCTCTCTAATTTCCTAAATTAATATTAAGTATCGACGTGCACATCGTAATGTGCATTTATACACACTtcagtggtttttttttagtatataaatcaatgaacaaaattagtaaaatgttgaaaatcgTTAAAAGTTTTACCATCTAGAGATTAAGTACAAGGGTCATAAGTACACTTTTTACAGTTAAGAGAAAAATTagcacaaaaaaattaatctaaaaacgaaaaatcctTCGCCTAAGATACAATTACGTCTATAGAACCCTGTAGTacacagacaaaattttttagtttttttttttctttcgtcgtTTTCCATTccaaaaaactgaaattaaactGCAAACGGAGAGAAAGTTGTGAGCGAGAGGGaagatttcgattttcatttccatcgaAAATGATGTAAGGTATCTGAAGGTGACACCAATAAATTGGAAGACGCTCAGAATTCTCGGACATCTTTTTCGTCATATGACACTACCACAGGTTGTATTATTGGgaactttaattttgaaaatttggaaaaattccgaaaagaTTGCGGAACGTTTTCAGAATTATTCGGaacttttccgaattttcataaataaaattcccaataataggCCCCGCGTCTTcctactaaatcgcaaaactCTGTCTCTGTTTGgaaccaaaaaaacattttcaaagaaaaatttcgtcccaaaatttgttttatctaAAATCTACTCAACAAACGTTTCCAACCTAAAAACCgaataatttctttgttcCTTTCGTCTTACATTCAATTACTTCACTATTTTGTGTGGTAGGATTGTCCCCCTTCAAATTAGAAGGAAAATCCCATGAAACCCTAATTATATAATTGCGAGAGATTGTACATCCACGACTAtgaacaaagaattttttttgaaaacgatTCAAAGAGATGAGTGAGACGGTTCCGGCCTGAATGGCTGAATTTCACCGCCGTTTTACCGTCATATACTTATCCCATCGCTTTGTTGTGGAAGTATATGTTTCGTTTTACcgtgtaaaaataaatgaaatgattgGGGTAAGCGTACCAATCTTCGGACAGGAATCAGTCCTCCTATACCGATTGTTCTTCCATCCATAAACTGTTTTTTATATGAATGAGAGAAGAATAAGTGTCTGAGACTCATTCTTGTCCCAATATCGGTACACTCACCCTACACAACTGATGTTCgacaaaaatggaataaataaaaaatgtgtcgGATGATGACAGACGTTACCACTAAAATATTGAACGGTCTCAGTGCCACAAGTGATTAGTGTTGCGAATCACGCGTCTATTTTATTAATGAATTGTAATCACTTACCGGACACcgttcatcaaaataaaatccaaattCAAACCAAATTCCACAACTTTTCAGAAACAACAGGCGTATCGCGATagattcattaaatttgttgcttttttttgaAGTATCGCTTGACGTTggatacaaaattttctaattcacctgttttaacaaaagattCACTATTTTAGTCAAGGATCGTATCTCCTTGTCATTTCTGAAaggtaaaaattaaaatgacttGGCCGCCGGAGTTCtacattttacagaaaattttctataaatttttatcTGAATTAATGTCCATGTCCAATCTAAAGgtaaaatttttcctttaattaaacatttttgctctacaaaaaatttctttcctttttGCCTATCTTTTCCTACCTAACCAATGGATTGTGTATATTAACTAAAACAAAATCACTTTTCATTATCACTGCTAAAATTTTCATCGTCGATACTATCGTCGCTCTCTTCGTCCCGATCTTCCAGAATGCCGGTGATGAAGACAAATACTCCAGATAGTGATATGAAAAATCCGCCAGCATAGAAAGCATAGTCCCatctgaaaaacaaaatatttccattattGACAAAGAGTAAGGAAAAGACCACTTAGATTAGAAGGCAGGTAATACTAAGgcgttacagacggcaagcatatctccagtattattatcgggtctattacttccatcaatcaaagtatttttaatcggttgatttcaaatcttgtacttcaatttttttaacatgtattttcccatataaaggaccacattacccagagcttgtcattatttttgtcgtcgttatcgataacagatgaataccAGTATGTTCTTCTATTGAAATGAAACACAAACCAACATCAACAACGCCACAATCTGTACTTACATTCCACTTAATTCAAAACATAGGCCGGCTATTGGTGGACCCACCAAGTTTCCAACACCTTGTACCAACAGAACCAGTCCATAGGCGCACGTAAAATCATCTAAATTGACCAATCGGACCAGAATGATCGGCGTAAACGAAAATGAGCTCGCAAACGTGATACCGAATAAAATTGCCAGCGCGATCATGAGAATAGAATTCTCTACGAACACTGGCATCAGGCCGACGGAAACTCCACACACTGCAATCGGAATGGAGGAAAAATGAGGAATTTGTTGACATGAGGAAACGAGTTAAAGTAACAAGCAAGCACAACAAACAAATGTTCAGAGGGTGCTTGAATGTAACTACGTTCTGATTGTGCATGACATCGGCACAAATGTCCATACTCACCGACTAAACACACGGCGTATGTTTTTGGAATGTTTAACCACGGTTGATCGCCGGTCCAGCCGAGGAAAATCATGCCAATGGTATTGAACACACCAATCACCGATATAAGATTAGCCGCATCCTCCTCCGTGTAGCCATACTTCAGCATATATTCCGGCAGATAAAAGTATGGAACGATGAACCTGTTTGTTGATCAGACGATATTTTATAGCAACACTTTACCATTCCACTAAAGAATGCCTCGGATCAATTGAAGTAACTTACCAAGTAAACAGCAGCAAGGTTGAAACGCTAAAGTATGCAAATTTCGGATccaaaaacagagaaaaatcgaaaatggattttacgaTGTCGACGAAACTGTCGTACCATTTCTGAAAAGTTAGACAAAGGAAAATGTTCACTCATCCATCAGTCAACAACGCTGCTGTTCATATATACGGTTCATACCTCTTCCGCTTCACAAGCTAATGTTGTCATTGAATTCCGATAAATGTTCGGACAAGACGACGCTCTCAGCCTGTACCGATGTGTGTTGAGCATAGCTCCTCGGTAATGAATCGAATTCCGATGGATTCGCATGTTTCGGAAATAGTTGGAATAGCGTAGATGGGTGTTCCGTTTCAAATCTCCATTCTGCAACGGATGGGCACGTTTATTGGCTTTGTAATGGTCTCTTTTCGATGGAATTGGTATGGTGATGTCATGCAGTTGCTGCGACTGGGTAGTCGATTTTTCCGTCGGTTTTTCGTATAAAATGTCCAAAGAATTGCCACGAAAACTGTTACGCATGTCATCGGTTTTGTGGACGGGTGATTCTAACTGCAGCGACAACCGGCTGGTATTGATGTTACTATTGAGATGATCAAATTCGTGATCGCCAGGCTCAGACATGTTCAGACTCAATCGATCAGCAAAATGtccattttcattgaatgaaaTCTTCTCCGAAGCGTTCAGTGTTTCGGTGCTGGCCAGATTGCGTTTCGTTGAATTGACCTGTGGAATTGGTATTGCAACGGCCAACATGTCATTCCGCGACGTTATCAATTCCTCCGGTTTTTTCCGAAGTGATCGACGGCTGCCGTACTGTGGAGCACCGCTGGCATCGAAATCGGGAGCTCCCAAGTAGGTAGGAAGAAGTAGCTCACTTCGATACTTTTTCGTCAAATGCTCATCGGGGTCTGTGTGATATAGAAGACATGATGCAATTAGTAAATTATGTGCCTTTGGAACAGGCTGTGCATTGGCAAAATAAGGTACAAGAAGCCGAAATTgttcttttatgaaaataaatcggaAATGAGAACTTACCCGGAATTTGTTGATTGGCTTCGGTGTTGTAATTAGTAACCAGTGTGTCTAGCACCGTCTCTTTGGCAGTGCCAGAgtccaacattttctttatttcatcCAAACAAACGCTGGAATTCGAGAATGTTTGCATACTCTGTGATCGGCTATCCAAACGATTCGATTCAATCATCCAATCCGGATCACGCATCAGTGAACCACAAACACAAATATTGAACAGCGTCCCAGCTAATATTAAACACGCTCCACGCCATCCAAGTGTTTCGATTAGCCATTGAGTAAACGGGGCATACAGGAACGTTCCAATACCAGTTCCGGATGCGCCGATTCCAGTCGCAAACGTTCGTTTCTTATCAAACCAAAAGGCAATCGAAACAACGGCCGTAACATATCCAATACCAAGCCCAAGGCCACCAATAAAACCGAACGTCCAGTAAAGCATTTCAATCGATGTGCTGATTGAGGCCAGTACGAATCCAATACCGGATAAAACGCCGCCAATGATTGTCATCTTTCGGCATCCATACTTATCGACCAAATTCGACATTATCGGTCCGGACAGCAGAGGCACTGCCAAAAATATCGATCCAATCCACGATGTCTTCGACGAAGATTCAccgaaataaatcaaaaattcggTGTACAACAGGCcgaacgaaaatgaaattccatcCGCTATCAATGACACTATAACGGATGCGAAGACGACCACCCAACCGTATCCACCATCCGGGATTTTCGGTGGCGGTTTGTTTTTATGTTGCACAGACGACATAATCGAGTCAACATCGGTGTCAGTTGAAGTGATTCGACGGCGCCGTTGCTTGTGTGTTCCGGAAACACTACCAATGCTACTGTCACCATCGGACAGATCGCAAAAGGTGACCTCATTGGGACAGAGGAGATTGTTTTTGATTGTCATTTTGtcgttgttattgttgttgtggtaCGTCACATTAACGGGAGGGTCATCATCATCGTTCCTTTTGTCACTGACTTCCATCttcaatttgttaaatttcctttttactTTGTCTTGTCGATTCTATTACGTTGAACGTTTCAGTTTACAGTGTTCCAACGAGACGCCAAAATCAGTATGATATACGATCGGCACCCACTCCTCCAATTGACCTACTTATCACCCGGAAGATCTTCCGGTTTCTGGCTGTTACAATACCGATGACCACTTTGCTGTATAGTATTTGCCATAAATGTATGCACTCAGTGTAAATACGGCTTTCGTATTTTCCGATAACAATATTTTCGCTAGGCCAATGATCATGGAcggaaattgaaattagcgccaatccacacacacaaaaaaaaactctcgaACTTTTCTTCCTAATTTACTTTTCTCAAACACGTATgcacatcatcatcatcatcatatccGCATTATAATTTAAGAAAACCAAACCAAAACAACCacacgaaattttatttattttaggtGCGGCGGATATCCTAGATGCTTTTTCTCTCCGTGtatgattttgaattgaattttataatttctgttgaatcaaacgaaaacaaaaaaatattttttttaatcaaaaaatcatttcgctAAGTTTCCGCTCAATTAAAACTCAATTCCTTCTGATTGTAGAGACGATCAATCTGAACAATGTCCTTCAATCGGCGCTGAtgttcttgttgttgttgttgttgtggttgttCTTGCTGCTGTTCTTGGCTTACAATAACACACAAACCGAGCGATCCAGTTTGTATTGGTTTACGTTGTGCATTAGCcaagaaaatcgatttaaaaataCTTCTGATGTGACCTCCCGTTAATTCACCACAATTATTACGACTATTTTCAGACCATACGTCAGATCTTAGTCGCGGATCTCTAGCCGTATACCGTAGACAAAGTTTTACAAATTCATAAATACAATTGTTCCTGATTGTATGCATTAATGACCGGCGCTTTAGTGCTCGCGGCGTCACCAagctttttgttttattttcggtaATGCACCACCTTATATCGCTATTGGTTGTTTTTTTGGTTGTACTACTTATTTCCGACAGACAATTCACTGTTTAACTAGCTTGGatgttccaaaaaaaatctttcgcaATCTCTTTCCTCTTCTTCTGCTTCGTCAGTCCTTCTTCACTATGGATtcatgaaaacaaaataaaaatcacttTCCGCCTAATAAGGCATGTCAGAATCCTCCGTCAAAGCACATTTTGAATGGAGTTCGTATTGCGCTGTCTCTATGAATTGTCTCTTATTCActtcaatttcgattttaaagTTAAATGTTCCGCAAATGGTTGTTTCGCCGTGTTTTTTGTTGCTTAATTATTAAACCGGCGATAGCACATTTGTTACGTAAAACTATTACGATATCAGCGAAACTGAAAATTATTACTGGAAAACGTTCAGTGAAGCTGATAGGCTGTCTTCTGCACTATGTGTAttgcttttgttttgtttcgttgCTCCGATgaatgaaaactgaaatgaaatgtaaataaaaacaaaattacaaatttgcaGTGAAAATGggttcatttaaaaataaaattcattaacaTCAGGAAATGGATGCCATTGCCATTCACTTTGATAGATACGTTGATGTGTTGCGTATTTATATAATAGAACAAGAGTGATGCACCTGACTTTGATTCTAAATACTTAAGCCGTAATAATAAGTTATAGGGACACGGCAAAGTAGTGTTCACtggattgaattgaaaaaaatcggttttacTGGTTCGGAACCGGTATATGctcacggtggggttgaacaaaatttaaattaagtcGCGaaaccacctctgatttttttcatattcttattgaaagactcgagtactatagggaaccacattcagttcgcggatctatccagccgtttcggagaaccggcactcatggccgtgcggaaccgacgagtcaatttgaatacagattgttatcgcaatgTATATAGggctaattctaagctaatttgtGTTGAAATGGCTTCCCTCGACAATGTGACCACGTAGCTGCAtgctacagccagctaaagtcgaaatttcgacatttttaaatcgtgatatgtccaagatAAATAGAGTTTGAAACTttttgaatggcgatattggtagatgattccatgctctattaaacgccgagaaaggatttaaaaaaaaattgtctgaattgtacaatatttgaaaaatggtattttcaccatcctcgGCGATACTTCGACTCATCTGTAATACACAGATTGACCCtgtctgcaacaaaacaatattgcctgatcagcctgcagtctaagctttacaacgataccaaacttGCCATACCAAcctcacaacaagtatctgttacgacattttgtttgtagcaaggtcactctacgacaaacttttcaatttattatctatCTTCAACTGCCCGTTCCTTTAGGGATGAATGGAATTGTTatctatttttcataaataagtggttTAAGTTATTTGAACCATTTCTTACAATGATTACGTGTATCTGGAGTCGATTAAAGCtgatttcaacatatttttgggGTAAATTTCCTCTAACGGCTAACGAACAGCTTTAATCGACTCCAGATATACGTAATTATCGTAAAAAATGCTTTAAATAACTTAAACCACTTATTTATGAGGAATGGATAACAATTTAATTCATCCTAAAGGAACGGGCACTTGAAGATAGatgataaatcgaaaattttggcGTATAGTGACCTTgctacaaacaaaatgtcgtaacagatacttgttgtgagACTGGTATGGCAAGtatggtatcgttgtaaagcttagactgcaGGCTGTTCAGGCAATATTGTTTTGTGGCAAAAAGTGTATACCTGTGTATTACAGATGAGTCCAAGTTTTGCcgaggatggtgaaaataccatttttcaaatattgtacaattcagacaaatttttttaaaatccttTCTCGGgcgtttaatagagcatggaatcatctaccaatatcgccattcaaaaAGTTTCAAACTCTATTTatcttggacatatcacgatttaaaaatgtcgaaatttcgacttatgctggctgtagctacgtggtcacattgtcgagggaagccatttcaacacaaattagcttagaattagtccctctatccgttgcgataacaatctgtattcaaattgactcgtcggttccgcacggccatgagtgccggttctccgaaacggctggataGATCCGCGAACAGAATGTGGTTCCcaatagtactcgagtccctcaataagaatatgaaaaaaaatcagagatgGTGTCGCgactttatttaaattttgttcaaccacaccgtgtgcttgtatcaatacaaaaaaaaacctgaacaAACATCTCCTTTGTAATAGACTTTAATCAAGAAGACTAGTAAGAACATTTAGCAGAGGAGTCGAGTCGATTTCCCACATTTAAttagaaattacatttttggatCTATGAAAGAAACAAGTAAGATTGAACCTACATTCGGCACACCTGGTATGTCGCTTGGCATCATTAATATCTCGTCATCATAGGTTAACTCCGTCAGAGATGAATATCACCGTTGAATTGGTTCTTACTTTGCCACGTAGTTTCTTACGTAGAATCGAGCCAACAAAATTACAATTCATGAATAACAACTAATTGAAGTCAACAAAACCAATTGCATAACAAAGACTATTAACATTAACAGAGAAAATTGTGATTATTGTGCAGGATGACGAAATAGTcttgtttgatttttgttcCAAACTCGTCGTTGTCTCGTTCTGGGAACTCTCACATAAAAACGTAACCAATTGAGAGTTGACAAATCCCAACtttgaacttgaatttctcagCGGTTTTGGAACTATGTTACATGGAACCACTTTTATGTTAAAGATTTAACTATCGATTAATTAATTggctttaattttattaattattggCGATTTCGTCtaacaaagttaattaattaataaaaattcagaGTTAACCTACGTGAACTGTGCGTTGTccgatttcataaaaatttaatgaatcgtGAATTGTCCCATATACCAACGTCATAGGACAACTCGCGGTTTATTGGATGGTTAGTTGACCgatcattttttcttcatcaaatGTCTTCCACAGCGCGAGGCTATTTATACTAAATCGAGCcaaaaagcaaacaaacagagcaaaCAGCTCTTCCCTTATCCAACTTGATCACGTGAAGTGAAAAACAGTGAAGCAGAgacgctgtttcgacctcgggatTCAGTGGAGGTCAGCGAATAGCGTGATCTAGCCATCATCAGTTGTTCCCACTGATCCAGAATCGTTTGATACCCTTGTTACAGAGCATGCGGCATTTTTTACGTTgcgatttggcaacggactataAACAACACTAAGGCTTACCCACAGCGCGAGGCTATTAGTTTAACAAGCGAGAGCATAATCATTCAACAAACAAAGCAATTGcttttccctttcccatggttcATGTTTAGTGAATTTACTAAAAGAAGAGActctgtttcgacctccgagTGTGATGGCGGTCTTAGAATAGTACATAAAACTATTCATCATCAGTTGTTTCCATCACACTCGTTCACAAGACAGCAGTAAAgcttttaagagtgatatcgccaaaacttcaggtgatttttgtaactttgggaacaagtggtctccgattttaatgagtgatagctcgttgcaTTCGCCTTttaattctaggaaacacgtatctgccatttttttgaaaaaaaaaatttactttctgtgaaaagtgttcaaaagtgaacacatgtcagagggtaccgacaacagtttttcgacaataactcaagagaaaattattttaaattattgtaatgttgtacgaatgtcggccttggaaagagctacaggtagagtatacgcacggcttggtgcgagtagatccgcgagatttattattaaaaatatagtgaatgatcagagagtccgccttctctgcagcttcgatgttccgcggaactgagtatggggtgttgtagctggcctcacccactatcgtcccacatataaatgaacccagtacttttgtgctgcaaacCTACCGAagtcttgtaaaaaaaagttggtgccaaaatgcagattttttccttctttctgtaCGCCCAACTGCTgaaacagcgtctggaacgcTTCTACGGGAATAATTTCATATAGTCTACCATTCTGTTTccttagattagattagattagatgggagggtgtaagcccagcacctaagcctcagatgggcctgttgtgctattgtacaagtctcttgatcatatggactgtgattttacatcatatctctcccgacttagattgttcacaaatcgaccgtgtgttaacgtcccatacgttgtgaattctccaagccgtgggtggtatgcgaataccacaaccatcactaattgacctgtacattttcccaaagatggcgctatcaacattgtcatgttgtagctctttctactattgacattatgtcgatatggtttcttttatggagaaagcgaatgttgggttttttgatatttccgactttgttacggttacggctattagttttaggtaatagcaagtgtctaatcaccataggccatgagttgcctcttcgtataaatcgccatgccaccatgtgactgaactcgttctggcgttgcaggttgtagcgtttgaatgattcgtatttcgtcatatcccttgacatccatacaacgtatcaatcaatagatctgttaaacctcgcggtcattttggagtacaagatagtttctgtatcttgggattgtaccacagcaaatttgtaaaaatttgctatgtggttttggggtgtcaaatgagaacccgaagcgtttgtaccttacctgcactaaaattgactgccagat from Bradysia coprophila strain Holo2 unplaced genomic scaffold, BU_Bcop_v1 contig_138, whole genome shotgun sequence encodes the following:
- the LOC119073995 gene encoding monocarboxylate transporter 14, which translates into the protein MEVSDKRNDDDDPPVNVTYHNNNNNDKMTIKNNLLCPNEVTFCDLSDGDSSIGSVSGTHKQRRRRITSTDTDVDSIMSSVQHKNKPPPKIPDGGYGWVVVFASVIVSLIADGISFSFGLLYTEFLIYFGESSSKTSWIGSIFLAVPLLSGPIMSNLVDKYGCRKMTIIGGVLSGIGFVLASISTSIEMLYWTFGFIGGLGLGIGYVTAVVSIAFWFDKKRTFATGIGASGTGIGTFLYAPFTQWLIETLGWRGACLILAGTLFNICVCGSLMRDPDWMIESNRLDSRSQSMQTFSNSSVCLDEIKKMLDSGTAKETVLDTLVTNYNTEANQQIPDPDEHLTKKYRSELLLPTYLGAPDFDASGAPQYGSRRSLRKKPEELITSRNDMLAVAIPIPQVNSTKRNLASTETLNASEKISFNENGHFADRLSLNMSEPGDHEFDHLNSNINTSRLSLQLESPVHKTDDMRNSFRGNSLDILYEKPTEKSTTQSQQLHDITIPIPSKRDHYKANKRAHPLQNGDLKRNTHLRYSNYFRNMRIHRNSIHYRGAMLNTHRYRLRASSCPNIYRNSMTTLACEAEEKWYDSFVDIVKSIFDFSLFLDPKFAYFSVSTLLLFTWFIVPYFYLPEYMLKYGYTEEDAANLISVIGVFNTIGMIFLGWTGDQPWLNIPKTYAVCLVVCGVSVGLMPVFVENSILMIALAILFGITFASSFSFTPIILVRLVNLDDFTCAYGLVLLVQGVGNLVGPPIAGLCFELSGIWDYAFYAGGFFISLSGVFVFITGILEDRDEESDDSIDDENFSSDNEK